Within the Verrucomicrobiia bacterium genome, the region TGGCCCCGCAGGACACGAAGAACCTCGCCAACATCCCCGCAAATGCCGAGGTGCTCGCGGACATGAAAGCAAAGCTCAAGCAAGCGCTCATCCCGCTCGAACAGCCCTTCGGCGAGTTCGGTACGAAATATCCGGCCGCGCCCGCCCCCATGTCGCGCAAGCAAAAGCGCATGCTGGAGAAGTGATGCATCCCGGCCAGTATCATTATGTAGCGGTGTGGCGAAGAAAAGAGGGAGCGGTCTTTTTGGATTCGGGCTTCGTTTTGGATCAGCGCATGACAACTCTGGGCTGATGGATGGATTCCTTTTTGGGATACGGGGTAGGGCGGGAAGTTAGAGCCTCGTCACCTCGTCTGCTACGATAGCCAAAAAAAGCGCAAAAGGCGCAAAGGGAAGAGGTTAGTTCTGCCTCATTATCCCGCGGGCGGGACAGCTGCGAGGGAAAGCAAAACGGGCGTCACTTGCGTGACGCCCGTGGGTTGAAAAAGGTCCGTTAAGGATTGGGGGGTGTTCAGGTTGGCGAAGGGCCGGATGGTTTCAGATTTCTTTCCAGGAGGTGACGATGAAGCCGCGGTGGAGGTTGATGCGTCCGAGGTTTTCATCGTAGTGGAAGTTGACGTTACCGTTCATCTGGACGGTCTTGGTGACGCTGGCTCCGGTCATGTTTTCGAGGGTGCTGTTGCCGCCGCCGTTCATAGTATAGCTGGCGTGGGGGGCGTAGATGACGCCGGTGAAGGCGCCGTTGCCATTGATGGTGAGGGTGGTGTTGGCGGGTGTACCCCAGTAGAAGAAATTGGTGGCATTGCCGGAGTGGTTGACGACGCCGTTGCCGGTGATTTTTGCGCTGGGGCCGGCCATGTAGAGGTTGAGTGAGGCGCCTTTTTGGATGGTGATGGTGTCCTGGCCCGTCATGTTGATTTCGGTGTCAATGATGAGGCGGGCTTGCACGTTGCTTTTGACGAGGAGGTTGCCGGTGAGGCTGGGGATGCGGTAGTCACCGCTGGAGCTGATGACGTATTGGTAGCCGGTGGCATTGCCAGGGGTGAAGCCGCCGCTGAAGGGGGGGGAGACATCGGGAAAGGCCACGTTCATGTCGTCGGAGAAGTAACCGGGCTGGATGCCGCTGGAACCGGAGGCCTGCCAGGCGAGGTCTCCCACGGCGCCGTTGTTGCCAATGCCGACCGAGCCGCCGGGACCAGTGGAGACGTGTCCGTATATGTTGGCGTTTCCGGCAGCGAGGGCATTGACGAGGCCGGAGTTGGTAGCGACATCTCCGTTGGCTTTGCGTTTGCTGGGGGTGTAGAGGCCGTTGGTGCTGTAGTTGGGGTCTTGGGAGTCGAAGCTATCCACGTTGATCTGGTTGCCGTTGAGAGTGATTTGTCCTTTGGCGACCATGCCTTTGGAGAATATGCCGTCACGGCGTGTTTCCACTTTTATTGTGCGCCGGATGTAATCACCGTTCAGAGGCGCTTTCATATAAGCGGTGGAGTAGATGACGGGTGTGAGGCCGTTGGAGATCACGACGAGTGCGGAGCCGCTGCCGACCGTGCGCCATTTGAGGCAGCCGTTTTGGGACGGATACCAGCTGTTGGAGGTGAGGTTGGTGCCCTTGGTCTGGTGCAGGTGTGCCAGCGCCTCTTCCACGCCCGCTTCCACCACAGGGATGCAGGTGTTCCATGTCTGTGAACGCGCGATGGACTGGTGCTGCGCGCTGACGAGATCAAGATATGCGGCCAGCATGAAGCCGATCACGAGGCTCACCATGAGCACGCCGATGACCACGAAGCCCGGGCGGCGGTTATGTAGGCGGATGATCATGCGTGTCTCTTTCCTTTGGCGATGCTGGGGTCAGTAGATGTAGTTTTGTAGTCCATGGCGGGAGATCATGGTTTTCATCTCCCGTTTGTGAGTGATGTTGCCGGAGTTCCAACTCAGGTTGACTGTCACCTGGCGCATGTCAGCGCTGTAACTTTCATTGAAAGTAACATTTGTAATGGTGAGTGTGCCATTGTATTGCAATCCTTGATTGCCATCTGCAGGCCAGAATGGCGCGGTGAAAGTCGCGGGCACGAAGCCGGTTTGCGTGATCTGGTCCCAGCTATAAAGCCGGATCGTTTCCATCTTCTCCAGCATCACTTGTGTGGCACGCAAGTTTTCGCGCGCTGAACGGATGATGGCCATGCCGGAACTGATGCCTGCATAAAGCGAGACGAACAGGATGCCGAAGACAGCCATCCCGATGAGGGTTTCAATCAATGTCATCGCCGCCTGTCGGGGAGCGAATGATTTCAGTGTCAGTTTCATAGGCAATCAGGAGCTCTGAGCACCTGTGCCCACATGTTAAGCAAAGGGCCTGCCAAGGATGCATTCTGCCACTGCAAATCTCCAATTGTGAGCTATTCCGCCATTGATAGGTCTGTATGGGTCTATAGTTGATGATATATAAGAACTTATCTGTGTGCCCATGCGGCTATAGTTGCTTGTAACATGGTCGAAAGACACCGCATTGTAAGGGCAATTTTTGCTTGCTGTCCTGTCCATTGCTCTTGGTGTGTGTCTTGTTTCTGAGCACTCACTTTTTTATTTGGTTTCCTCTTTTCAGACGGGCATCTCTTCCTACATTTGTTTGGTCCAGATGGAACCGCAGCGTGAAGAGTATTTTCTACTGGTTAACGGCGAGACCGCCGGGCCTTATACTTTGGCTGAGCTGCATGAAATGTGGATGTCGGACAAGATCACGCTCGATACGCTGTTTGTGAGGCCGGGGATGAAGAAATGCCAGCCGATCAATCTTATCTTGGGCATGGTGATCAATTACCAGACGGCTACGGCCAAGCCTGCGCCGACGGAGATTGCCATTGAAGAGGAGAGCGCTCTTGCTCCGCTAAAAGGTGTTTTCCGTTGGGGAATCACGGTCGCTATCATGTGTGTATTCATCTGGGTAATTGGCCCTTGGCGCTACCGTGGCGAAGAACAGACCCAAGTCATGCGTGCGATCATCGAAGTGAAACCGGCGGACATCCGTATCATCAATGAGAGTGATTTCGAGTGGAATCAGATGTTTGTATATCTGAATGGCACCCCTCCGTCGGGATTTAAACGGCTGCTGGGCAATCTTAAGCCTGGCCAGCAAAAGGACTTGATCCTGCTGGAGTTCAATGATTCAGGCGGCGCTCCATTTGAGCCGTGGCGGATGACTGTGAGTGATGTCTGGATCGGCAATGAGAAAAACGGTTACCGTACTTTTCGTATCCGGCAGCCACTTCCTGTTCAACCTTAACAAAAGGTGTTTAACGCATTTGCGGCCGACAACAAATGGCCGATTATACTGTCGGTCTGGTATTATTCTTTATCTGATTGCCAGGTTTACAAATGGTCTGCAATCTGCTGAATATCAGGCAACTGACCAGTATGTTGTCCAACTGCAAACGAGCCATTAGAAGCATAATATCGCAACTCCCTGGTGGGGCTGGCGTCTGTGCTTTCACCTTGTTTGTGCTGTGCCCGTTCATCCACACGGCGGAAGCTCAGGAGGCTTCCACCAACGCACCTTCCCTCAAGTCCGTTCAGCTTCAAAGCAATGGAAATGGCAACGGGAACGACAACGGTAACAACGGTAAGGCCAAAGGTAAGAGCAAACCTACCGTCGCCGAGCGGCCTCAAGTGATCGGTGCCAAAAGCAGCTCCTCGTCCAGCAGCAAAGGCAAGCCAGAACGCCCCGGCAATCCTGGCAATGCTGAGCCTGCGGAAGTGACCACGCTGGTGAACAAATTTCAGACCGCACGCGAGGAATTCCTGGCTGCCCAAAAAGAACTGAATCTTAAGAAAAGTGAAGCCACAGAAGCACAGCGAGCGATGATCCGTGAGAAGTCGCGCGAAGCTCTGGAAAAATGGAAGGAAGAGCGCAAGCAGTTTGCTGAAGAGGCGAAGGAACGGGCCAAAGACATCAAACAGGAACTGCACCCTGATTTGGGTAAGATTGTGGACGGTGCCGGCGGAGATGGAGGCAATGGGCGGGACCGCTGAC harbors:
- a CDS encoding type II secretion system protein; translated protein: MKLTLKSFAPRQAAMTLIETLIGMAVFGILFVSLYAGISSGMAIIRSARENLRATQVMLEKMETIRLYSWDQITQTGFVPATFTAPFWPADGNQGLQYNGTLTITNVTFNESYSADMRQVTVNLSWNSGNITHKREMKTMISRHGLQNYIY
- a CDS encoding DUF4339 domain-containing protein, giving the protein MEPQREEYFLLVNGETAGPYTLAELHEMWMSDKITLDTLFVRPGMKKCQPINLILGMVINYQTATAKPAPTEIAIEEESALAPLKGVFRWGITVAIMCVFIWVIGPWRYRGEEQTQVMRAIIEVKPADIRIINESDFEWNQMFVYLNGTPPSGFKRLLGNLKPGQQKDLILLEFNDSGGAPFEPWRMTVSDVWIGNEKNGYRTFRIRQPLPVQP